One region of Candidatus Omnitrophota bacterium genomic DNA includes:
- the rbfA gene encoding 30S ribosome-binding factor RbfA codes for MGIRPERIASEMREIISVIISEELKDPRIGFITVTRVEVTPDIRNAKVYFSSLGGKEEKEDAAEGLNSASGFIRKTLGERMRFKFVPELLFRLDESAEYSIHLNEIFDKIHKEKEKKDEPS; via the coding sequence ATGGGGATACGTCCGGAACGCATCGCGAGCGAGATGAGGGAGATTATCTCGGTCATAATAAGCGAGGAACTTAAAGACCCTCGCATAGGTTTTATCACGGTAACGAGGGTCGAGGTTACGCCGGATATAAGGAACGCGAAGGTCTATTTCAGTTCTTTGGGCGGAAAAGAGGAGAAGGAAGATGCTGCCGAAGGCCTTAATTCGGCCTCAGGTTTCATCCGCAAGACCCTCGGCGAGAGGATGAGGTTTAAGTTCGTCCCGGAACTGCTCTTCAGGCTCGATGAATCTGCGGAATACAGCATACACCTGAACGAGATATTTGATAAGATACATAAGGAGAAAGAGAAGA